One Pseudomonas fluorescens genomic region harbors:
- a CDS encoding SURF1 family protein has product MKRFRPGVIPTVVVALLLPLMVALGFWQLGRAAEKTALLANYAERRVAEPMASTELLNSTDPAYRRVHLYGQFDADHSLLLDNRQRDGKVGVELLQAFQDQRTGLWLLINRGWLPWPDRRVPPQFTTPTQTLNLDAWVYVAPGATFQLHADPVSDHWPQTITAVEPAKLWRSLERDGFAYELRAEPGPASYQTDWPVVAMGPEKHLGYAVQWFAMATALLGLYIYLGWHNAKENRHGKRHESTQHV; this is encoded by the coding sequence ATGAAGCGCTTTCGCCCCGGGGTGATCCCGACGGTGGTGGTCGCGTTGTTGCTGCCGTTGATGGTCGCGCTGGGTTTCTGGCAATTGGGTCGCGCTGCGGAGAAAACCGCGCTGCTGGCCAATTATGCAGAGCGTCGAGTCGCCGAGCCGATGGCCAGCACCGAGCTGCTGAACAGCACCGATCCGGCTTATCGCCGTGTGCACCTGTACGGCCAGTTCGACGCCGATCACAGCCTGTTGCTGGATAACCGCCAGCGTGACGGCAAGGTCGGCGTCGAGCTGCTGCAAGCGTTTCAGGACCAACGCACCGGCTTATGGTTGCTGATCAATCGCGGCTGGCTGCCATGGCCGGATCGCCGGGTACCGCCGCAATTCACCACGCCGACGCAGACGCTGAATCTCGACGCCTGGGTCTACGTTGCGCCGGGTGCGACCTTCCAGCTGCATGCCGATCCGGTCAGCGACCACTGGCCGCAAACCATCACCGCTGTCGAACCAGCCAAGTTGTGGCGAAGCCTGGAGCGCGACGGCTTCGCTTACGAACTGCGCGCCGAACCCGGCCCGGCCAGCTATCAGACCGATTGGCCGGTGGTCGCGATGGGTCCGGAAAAACACCTCGGCTACGCCGTGCAATGGTTCGCCATGGCCACGGCTTTGCTCGGGCTCTACATCTATTTGGGCTGGCACAACGCAAAGGAGAACCGCCATGGGAAACGCCATGAATCCACCCAGCATGTCTGA
- a CDS encoding twin transmembrane helix small protein, whose amino-acid sequence MFKAAIVLMLIATVISLFSGLFFLVKDDSSSNRLVIALSVRVALAVVTVGLMAWGFYSGQLVSHVTW is encoded by the coding sequence ATGTTCAAAGCAGCGATCGTCCTGATGCTGATTGCCACGGTGATCAGCCTGTTCAGCGGCCTGTTTTTCCTGGTCAAGGACGACAGCAGCTCCAATCGTCTGGTCATCGCCTTGAGTGTTCGGGTGGCATTGGCCGTGGTCACCGTCGGCCTGATGGCCTGGGGTTTCTACAGCGGCCAATTGGTGTCCCACGTCACGTGGTAG
- a CDS encoding cytochrome c oxidase subunit 3 has protein sequence MATHEHYYVPAQSKWPIVATVGMFVTVYGLATWFNDLKAARPDSHGPLIFFVGGLLLAYMLFGWFGAVIKESRAGLYSPQLDRSFRWGMSWFIFSEVMFFVAFFGALFYVRHVSGPALGGEGPKGIAHMLWPNFEFVWPLLNTPDPKLFPPAKEVISPWGLPLINTILLVSSSVTITIAHHALKKGHRGALKLWLAITVLLGIAFLGFQAEEYIHAYKELGLTLGSGIYGATFFMLTGFHGAHVTIGTIILFVMLMRIMKGHFDNEHQFGFEAASWYWHFVDVVWIGLFFFVYVL, from the coding sequence ATGGCAACTCATGAGCACTATTACGTCCCGGCCCAGAGCAAATGGCCGATCGTCGCCACAGTCGGGATGTTCGTCACCGTGTACGGCCTGGCGACCTGGTTCAACGATCTGAAGGCCGCACGCCCGGATTCCCACGGCCCGCTGATCTTTTTCGTCGGCGGCCTGTTGCTGGCTTACATGCTGTTCGGCTGGTTCGGGGCAGTGATCAAGGAGAGTCGCGCGGGGCTGTACAGCCCGCAACTGGACCGCTCGTTCCGCTGGGGCATGAGCTGGTTCATCTTTTCCGAGGTGATGTTCTTCGTCGCCTTTTTCGGCGCGCTGTTCTACGTGCGCCACGTGTCCGGGCCGGCGCTGGGCGGCGAAGGGCCGAAAGGTATCGCGCACATGCTCTGGCCGAATTTCGAATTTGTCTGGCCGCTGCTGAACACGCCTGATCCGAAACTGTTCCCGCCCGCGAAGGAAGTCATCAGTCCGTGGGGCCTGCCGCTGATCAATACGATTCTGCTGGTCAGCTCCAGCGTGACCATCACCATCGCCCACCACGCGCTGAAGAAAGGTCATCGCGGCGCGTTGAAACTGTGGCTGGCGATCACGGTGCTGCTGGGCATCGCGTTCCTCGGCTTCCAGGCCGAGGAATACATCCACGCCTATAAAGAATTGGGCCTGACCCTCGGGTCCGGCATCTACGGCGCAACGTTCTTCATGCTCACCGGTTTCCACGGCGCCCACGTCACCATCGGCACGATCATTCTGTTCGTGATGTTGATGCGCATCATGAAGGGCCACTTCGACAACGAGCACCAGTTCGGTTTCGAAGCGGCGAGCTGGTATTGGCACTTCGTCGACGTGGTGTGGATCGGCTTGTTCTTCTTCGTTTATGTGCTCTGA
- a CDS encoding cytochrome c oxidase assembly protein, translating into MADSISLKKLVTRLLLVVVAMFVFGFALVPLYDVMCKAFGINGKTGGQYAGEQVVDTSRQVRVQFLSTNTADMPWDFYPKHDELTANPGAVNEMVFIARNPTDKPMSAQAVPSIAPSNAAAFFHKTECFCFTQQVLQPGEQIEMPVRFIVDRDMPKEVKHLTLSYTLFDITARHPPVAVNTGG; encoded by the coding sequence ATGGCTGACTCGATCTCGCTGAAGAAACTCGTCACCCGCCTGTTGCTGGTGGTGGTGGCGATGTTTGTCTTTGGTTTTGCCCTGGTGCCGCTCTACGACGTGATGTGCAAAGCCTTCGGCATCAACGGCAAGACCGGCGGGCAATACGCGGGCGAGCAAGTGGTCGACACCTCGCGCCAGGTGCGCGTGCAGTTCTTGTCGACCAACACCGCCGACATGCCATGGGACTTTTACCCCAAGCACGACGAGCTGACCGCCAACCCCGGCGCGGTCAACGAGATGGTGTTCATCGCGCGCAATCCCACCGACAAACCGATGAGCGCGCAAGCGGTGCCGAGCATCGCGCCGAGCAACGCGGCAGCGTTTTTCCACAAGACCGAATGTTTTTGTTTTACCCAGCAGGTGCTGCAGCCCGGTGAACAGATCGAGATGCCCGTGCGTTTCATCGTTGACCGCGACATGCCCAAGGAAGTGAAGCACCTGACGCTGTCCTACACGCTGTTCGATATCACCGCCCGACATCCTCCGGTGGCTGTTAACACTGGCGGTTGA
- the ctaD gene encoding cytochrome c oxidase subunit I, whose protein sequence is MSAVIDDHGHADHAHGPAKGLMRWVLTTNHKDIGTLYLWFAFCMFLLGGSFAMVIRAELFQPGLQIVEPAFFNQMTTMHGLVMVFGAVMPAFVGLANWMIPLMVGAPDMALPRMNNFSFWLLPAAFLLLVSTLFTPGGGPNFGWTFYAPLSTTYAPESVTFFIFAIHLMGISSIMGAINVVATILNLRAPGMTLMKMPLFVWTWLITAFLLIAVMPVLAGCVTMMLMDIHFGTSFFSAAGGGDPVLFQHVFWFFGHPEVYIMILPAFGAVSQIIPTFARKPLFGYTSMVYATASIAFLSFIVWAHHMFVVGIPLVGELFFMYATMLIAVPTGVKVFNWASTMWQGSMTFETPMLFAVAFVILFSIGGFSGLMLAIAPADFQYQDTYFVVAHFHYVLVPGAIFGIFASAYYWLPKWTGHMYDETLGKLHFWLSFVGMNLTFFPMHFVGLAGMPRRIPDYNLQFADFNMVSSIGAFMFGATQIFFLFIVIKTIRGGPPAPAKPWDGAEGLEWSVPSPAPYHTFTTPPEVK, encoded by the coding sequence ATGAGCGCTGTCATCGATGACCACGGTCACGCCGACCACGCCCACGGTCCGGCCAAAGGCCTGATGCGCTGGGTGCTGACCACCAACCACAAGGACATCGGCACGCTGTATCTGTGGTTTGCGTTCTGCATGTTCCTCCTCGGCGGCTCGTTCGCCATGGTGATTCGCGCCGAGCTGTTCCAACCCGGGCTGCAGATCGTCGAGCCGGCGTTCTTCAACCAGATGACTACCATGCATGGCCTGGTGATGGTCTTCGGCGCGGTGATGCCGGCGTTCGTCGGCCTCGCCAACTGGATGATCCCGCTGATGGTCGGCGCGCCGGACATGGCCCTGCCACGGATGAACAACTTCAGCTTCTGGCTGTTACCGGCCGCGTTCCTGCTGCTGGTGTCGACGTTGTTCACACCCGGTGGCGGGCCGAATTTCGGCTGGACGTTCTATGCGCCGCTGTCGACGACCTATGCGCCGGAAAGCGTGACGTTTTTCATTTTTGCCATTCACTTGATGGGCATCAGTTCGATCATGGGCGCGATCAACGTGGTCGCAACCATCCTCAACCTGCGCGCCCCCGGCATGACCCTGATGAAAATGCCGCTGTTCGTCTGGACCTGGCTGATCACCGCGTTCCTGTTGATCGCGGTGATGCCTGTGCTGGCCGGGTGCGTGACGATGATGCTGATGGACATCCACTTCGGCACCAGTTTCTTCAGCGCGGCCGGCGGCGGTGATCCGGTGCTGTTCCAGCATGTGTTCTGGTTCTTCGGGCATCCCGAGGTGTACATCATGATCCTGCCGGCCTTCGGCGCGGTCAGCCAGATCATCCCGACCTTCGCGCGCAAGCCGTTGTTCGGCTACACCTCGATGGTCTACGCCACCGCGAGCATCGCCTTCCTGTCGTTCATCGTCTGGGCGCACCACATGTTCGTGGTCGGCATCCCGCTGGTGGGCGAGTTGTTCTTCATGTACGCGACCATGCTGATCGCCGTGCCGACCGGGGTGAAAGTGTTCAACTGGGCCAGCACCATGTGGCAAGGCTCGATGACCTTCGAGACGCCGATGCTGTTTGCGGTGGCGTTCGTCATCCTGTTTTCCATTGGCGGCTTTTCCGGGTTGATGCTGGCTATCGCCCCGGCGGACTTCCAGTATCAGGACACCTACTTTGTGGTCGCGCACTTCCACTATGTGCTGGTGCCGGGAGCGATTTTCGGCATCTTCGCCTCGGCCTATTACTGGCTGCCGAAGTGGACCGGGCACATGTACGACGAAACCCTCGGCAAGCTGCATTTCTGGCTGTCGTTCGTCGGTATGAACCTGACCTTCTTTCCCATGCACTTCGTTGGGCTGGCGGGCATGCCGCGACGGATTCCGGACTACAACCTGCAGTTCGCCGACTTCAACATGGTCTCGTCGATCGGCGCGTTCATGTTCGGCGCCACGCAGATTTTCTTCCTGTTCATTGTGATCAAGACCATCCGTGGCGGCCCACCGGCACCGGCCAAACCGTGGGATGGCGCCGAAGGACTGGAATGGAGCGTGCCGTCACCGGCGCCGTATCACACCTTCACCACACCGCCGGAAGTGAAATGA
- the coxB gene encoding cytochrome c oxidase subunit II: MMRHPHVWMGLLLWSIFSQANAAWTVNMAPGATEISHAVFDLHMTIFWICVVIGVIVFGAMFWSMMVHRRSTGQVAAKFHESTGVEIMWTIVPLLILVAMAVPATATLIKMYDTSEPDIDIQVTGYQWKWHYKYLGQDVEFFSNLATPAEQIHNQQAKGEHYLLEVDKPLVLPVGAKVRFLVTSADVIHSWWVPAFAVKRDAIPGFVNEAWTRIDKPGLYRGQCAELCGKDHGFMPIVVEVKEKADYEKWLAERKAEAAQLKELTSKEWTLDELKERGDKVYHITCVACHQAEGQGLPPMFPALKGSKIATGPKEGHLSIVFHGKPGTAMAAFGKQLSEVDIAAVVTYERNAWGNNKGDMVTPKEVLELKQAESK, from the coding sequence GATGCGACATCCACACGTCTGGATGGGCCTCCTGTTGTGGTCGATTTTCAGCCAGGCCAACGCGGCCTGGACTGTGAATATGGCGCCTGGAGCGACTGAAATCAGTCACGCAGTATTCGACCTGCACATGACCATTTTCTGGATCTGTGTGGTGATCGGGGTCATCGTCTTCGGCGCCATGTTCTGGTCGATGATGGTACATCGCCGTTCCACCGGGCAGGTCGCCGCAAAATTCCATGAAAGCACCGGCGTCGAAATCATGTGGACGATCGTGCCGCTGCTGATTCTGGTAGCCATGGCCGTCCCTGCCACCGCGACGCTGATCAAGATGTACGACACCAGCGAGCCGGACATCGATATCCAGGTCACCGGCTATCAATGGAAATGGCACTACAAATACCTGGGCCAGGACGTCGAGTTTTTCAGCAACCTGGCCACCCCCGCCGAACAGATTCACAACCAGCAAGCCAAGGGCGAGCATTACCTGCTCGAAGTCGACAAGCCGCTGGTGCTGCCTGTTGGCGCCAAGGTGCGCTTTCTGGTGACCTCGGCTGACGTCATCCACTCGTGGTGGGTGCCAGCCTTTGCGGTCAAGCGCGATGCGATTCCGGGCTTCGTCAATGAAGCCTGGACGCGCATCGACAAGCCCGGCCTCTACCGTGGCCAGTGCGCCGAACTGTGCGGCAAGGATCATGGCTTCATGCCGATCGTGGTCGAGGTCAAGGAAAAGGCCGACTACGAAAAATGGCTCGCCGAGCGCAAAGCCGAAGCGGCGCAGCTCAAAGAACTGACCAGTAAGGAATGGACCCTCGACGAGCTCAAGGAGCGCGGCGACAAGGTCTACCACATCACGTGCGTGGCCTGTCACCAGGCCGAAGGCCAGGGCCTGCCGCCGATGTTCCCGGCACTGAAAGGCTCGAAAATCGCCACCGGGCCGAAAGAAGGTCACCTGAGCATTGTCTTCCACGGCAAGCCCGGCACCGCCATGGCGGCGTTCGGCAAGCAGCTGTCGGAAGTCGATATCGCAGCGGTCGTGACTTACGAACGTAACGCCTGGGGCAATAACAAGGGCGACATGGTCACGCCAAAAGAAGTGCTGGAGCTGAAACAGGCGGAAAGCAAATGA